Proteins encoded within one genomic window of Festucalex cinctus isolate MCC-2025b chromosome 18, RoL_Fcin_1.0, whole genome shotgun sequence:
- the sdf2 gene encoding stromal cell-derived factor 2 translates to MDSVKRAPLSRLFAFLAVFWAILFRSSLGSELTFVTCGSVLKLLNVKHNVRLHSHDVRYGSGSGQQSVTGVTSVEDSNSYWSVRGTRDAACLRGDAVKCGQHIRLTHVNTGRNLHSHYFSSPLSSNQEVSAFGEEGEGDHLDEWTVECGGAVWNRAEAVRLRHKVTEAALAVTGEQYGRPISGQREVHAMAGYGQHSLWKAMEGIFVKPTDGYPLPQQHHTHTEF, encoded by the exons ATGGACTCGGTCAAGCGCGCACCTCTTTCTCGCCTTTTTGCTTTTCTTGCTGTCTTTTGGGCAATTTTGTTCCGGAGCTCGCTCGGCTCGGAGTTGACGTTTGTCACTTGTGGTTCTGTGCTCAAGCTTTTAAACGTCAAGCACAACGTGAGGCTACATTCGCATGACGTGCGTTACGGCTCAG GAAGCGGTCAGCAGTCGGTGACGGGTGTGACCAGCGTGGAGGACAGCAACAGCTACTGGAGCGTGCGCGGCACACGCGACGCCGCCTGCCTTCGAGGAGACGCCGTCAAGTGTGGTCAACACATTCGCCTGACGCACGTCAACACGGGACGCAACCTGCACAGCCATTATTTCAGCTCACCGCTGTCCTCCAACCAG gaagtgagcgCGTTCGGCGAAGAGGGCGAGGGCGACCACCTGGACGAGTGGACGGTGGAGTGCGGCGGGGCGGTGTGGAACCGCGCCGAGGCCGTCCGCCTGCGCCACAAGGTCACCGAGGCGGCGCTGGCTGTGACTGGCGAGCAGTACGGGCGGCCTATCAGTGGCCAGAGGGAGGTCCACGCCATGGCCGGCTACGGACAGCACAGCCTGTGGAAAGCCATGGAGGGCATTTTCGTCAAGCCCACCGACGGGTACCCCCTCCCCCAGcagcaccacacgcacacagagTTCTGA